Proteins encoded by one window of Pseudonocardia sp. HH130629-09:
- a CDS encoding HEPN domain-containing protein — protein sequence MTRRVNGGLARARVELGGARVLAENGFGDAAVSRAFHAAFRAAETALLVLGETRAEHSEVVSAFVRRVVRERSLDPRAGRLLRSLYNRRALADHSDATAPAAEARAALDDAAFVLDAVEAWLAEPALSTPPAPENGATRRPEKPVRRGSRA from the coding sequence GTGACCCGGCGGGTGAACGGCGGGCTCGCCCGGGCCCGGGTCGAGCTGGGCGGGGCCCGGGTGCTGGCGGAGAACGGCTTCGGCGACGCCGCGGTCTCCCGCGCGTTCCACGCCGCGTTCCGCGCCGCCGAGACCGCGCTGCTGGTGCTGGGGGAGACCCGCGCCGAGCACTCCGAGGTGGTCAGCGCGTTCGTGCGCCGGGTCGTGCGGGAACGGTCGCTGGACCCGCGCGCCGGTCGGCTGCTGCGGTCGCTCTACAACCGGCGGGCGCTGGCCGACCACTCCGACGCGACCGCCCCCGCCGCCGAGGCGCGCGCCGCTCTCGACGACGCCGCGTTCGTCCTCGACGCCGTGGAGGCCTGGCTCGCCGAGCCCGCCCTGTCCACCCCGCCTGCACCGGAGAACGGGGCGACCCGGCGGCCGGAGAAGCCGGTCCGGCGCGGGTCCCGGGCCTGA
- a CDS encoding protein kinase family protein, with protein MSGQIGERTARTGPHPVEDDVAPRPHPSLDPVDAAATADAPGTADAPGTADAPGTAGAPADEQPTAAVPAVPAQARPTERIPAVRETASTTAGSPLTERYVLRQRIGSDPAAGAEFWRAEDTVLRRPVGVTLLRRLPADDRSDDPEGTARAGEMIVRALRSGCFEHSGSARLLDVLAPGTHGLPADVLGAAVAEWVPGRSLAETVAEGPVRAQRAAKAVETLSAAATEAHQQGLVLGCDHPQRVRITPDGRAMLAFLLPRPSVSAADDVRGLGGVLYCLLTRRWPLSVSDAARAGLVAADRTPAGRLRPASQLRPGVPLELDTLCSGALGQGDGVSRVHTAAAMHRMLADVVAEDADQAFFPPVHDGAPAEPDDVWQDSDRLPDTRNDPRRRRNLRIGLGVLAVGVLALLGWVAVQLGMLFGGGGTPPVVIPPAASAPVQQQVPAPQDPAAPSGTGVAVQGVSATVFDPVGDADNAGTVGNVVDGDPSTVWSTSRYFQPFPALKPGIGVLASFGAAEPLTGLTIDSPTASAVVQVRSAPSAAPTLGDTTLLDTVTLSAGRTTVGLDPGRPTQHVLLWITNLGPNNQTQIDDITFRRTAP; from the coding sequence TTGAGCGGGCAGATCGGCGAGCGCACTGCCCGGACCGGCCCCCACCCCGTCGAGGACGACGTGGCACCTCGTCCGCACCCGTCGCTCGACCCCGTCGACGCCGCGGCGACCGCCGACGCACCCGGGACCGCCGACGCACCCGGGACCGCCGACGCACCCGGGACCGCCGGGGCGCCCGCGGACGAACAGCCGACGGCCGCCGTTCCCGCCGTTCCGGCCCAGGCCCGGCCCACCGAGCGCATCCCGGCCGTCCGCGAGACCGCGAGCACGACGGCGGGCTCGCCGCTCACCGAGCGCTACGTGCTCCGCCAGCGGATCGGGTCCGACCCGGCCGCCGGGGCGGAGTTCTGGCGCGCCGAGGACACCGTGCTGCGCCGTCCCGTCGGCGTCACGCTGCTGCGCAGGCTGCCCGCCGACGACCGTTCCGACGACCCCGAGGGCACCGCCCGCGCCGGTGAGATGATCGTGCGCGCCCTGCGCTCGGGCTGCTTCGAGCACTCCGGCAGTGCCCGGCTGCTCGACGTCCTGGCCCCGGGCACGCACGGCCTGCCTGCCGACGTCCTGGGCGCCGCCGTCGCCGAGTGGGTGCCCGGGCGGTCGTTGGCCGAGACCGTGGCCGAGGGCCCGGTCCGCGCGCAGCGGGCCGCGAAGGCCGTCGAGACCCTGTCGGCCGCCGCCACCGAGGCCCACCAGCAGGGCCTGGTCCTCGGCTGCGACCACCCGCAGCGGGTCCGGATCACCCCGGACGGTCGCGCCATGCTGGCCTTCCTGCTCCCGCGCCCGTCGGTGTCCGCCGCGGACGACGTCCGCGGGCTCGGCGGGGTCCTCTACTGCCTGCTCACCCGGCGCTGGCCGCTGTCGGTGTCCGACGCCGCCCGGGCCGGGCTCGTCGCCGCCGACCGCACGCCCGCGGGCCGGCTGCGCCCGGCGTCGCAGCTGCGCCCCGGGGTGCCGCTGGAGCTGGACACGCTGTGCAGCGGAGCGCTCGGCCAGGGCGACGGCGTCAGCCGGGTGCACACCGCCGCGGCGATGCACCGGATGCTGGCGGACGTCGTCGCGGAGGACGCCGACCAGGCGTTCTTCCCACCGGTGCACGACGGCGCCCCCGCCGAGCCGGACGACGTGTGGCAGGACTCCGACCGGCTGCCCGACACCCGCAACGACCCCCGGCGCCGCCGCAACCTGCGGATCGGCCTCGGAGTGCTCGCCGTCGGCGTGCTGGCCCTGCTCGGGTGGGTCGCCGTGCAGCTGGGCATGCTGTTCGGTGGCGGTGGCACCCCGCCGGTCGTGATCCCGCCCGCGGCGAGCGCACCGGTGCAGCAGCAGGTGCCCGCCCCGCAGGACCCGGCCGCACCGTCGGGGACGGGCGTCGCGGTGCAGGGCGTGTCGGCGACGGTGTTCGACCCGGTCGGCGACGCGGACAACGCCGGCACCGTCGGCAACGTCGTCGACGGCGACCCCTCCACCGTGTGGAGCACGAGCCGCTACTTCCAGCCCTTCCCGGCGCTCAAGCCCGGGATCGGCGTGCTGGCCTCGTTCGGCGCCGCCGAACCGCTCACCGGGCTCACCATCGACTCGCCGACCGCGAGTGCGGTCGTGCAGGTCCGCTCGGCCCCGTCCGCCGCGCCGACGCTGGGGGACACGACGCTGCTCGACACCGTCACCCTGTCCGCGGGACGGACGACGGTCGGGCTCGACC
- a CDS encoding YqgE/AlgH family protein: protein MREHRATRGAALPPVTPGSLLVAAPGLGDPNFSRTVVYMIEHRPQGSLGVVLNRPGQAAVRDVLPRWAGLTSDPGTMFVGGPVEVRTALCLAALRTGETGSEIGGLMPVRPPVQLVDLDSDPAPLARRLRGLRIFAGYSGWDAGQLGGEIARGDWYVVPGLPDDLLTTVYDQLWERVLRRQGVPLALLATFPRDPAWN from the coding sequence GTGCGGGAACACCGCGCCACGCGAGGCGCCGCTCTTCCCCCGGTCACGCCGGGGAGTCTGCTCGTCGCCGCCCCCGGTCTGGGCGACCCGAACTTCTCCCGGACGGTCGTCTACATGATCGAGCACCGTCCGCAGGGCAGCCTCGGGGTCGTGCTCAACCGGCCGGGCCAGGCCGCCGTGCGGGACGTGCTCCCGCGCTGGGCCGGGCTCACCAGCGACCCCGGGACCATGTTCGTCGGCGGGCCGGTGGAGGTCCGCACCGCGCTCTGCCTGGCCGCCCTGCGGACCGGGGAGACCGGCAGCGAGATCGGTGGGCTGATGCCGGTCCGGCCGCCGGTGCAGCTGGTCGACCTCGACTCCGACCCGGCCCCGCTCGCGCGGCGGCTGCGCGGCCTGCGGATCTTCGCCGGCTACTCCGGCTGGGACGCGGGTCAGCTGGGTGGGGAGATCGCCCGGGGTGACTGGTACGTCGTCCCCGGCCTGCCCGACGACCTGCTGACCACCGTCTACGACCAGCTGTGGGAACGGGTGCTGCGCCGCCAGGGCGTCCCGCTGGCGCTGCTCGCCACGTTCCCGCGGGATCCGGCCTGGAACTGA
- a CDS encoding SdpI family protein codes for MPTTLRLLLAALLLLAGVVLVVLAVLGATGRLPRNRFVGVRTADSLRTADAFAIANRVAAPPVGAAGVIALVGGTVLLALDRPGAAPWVLGAIALVGTVVLAGLGGAVGARAACAAIAAQAAAPSCGGVCAGCDLVAGCRDATGTEPGSEPGARTGLSHEA; via the coding sequence GTGCCCACGACGCTCCGCCTGCTCCTTGCCGCCCTGCTCCTGCTGGCCGGGGTGGTCCTCGTCGTCCTCGCCGTGCTGGGGGCGACCGGCCGGCTGCCGCGCAACCGCTTCGTCGGTGTCCGCACCGCCGACAGCCTGCGGACCGCCGACGCGTTCGCGATCGCCAACCGGGTGGCCGCGCCGCCGGTCGGGGCCGCCGGGGTGATCGCCCTGGTCGGCGGGACGGTGCTGCTGGCCCTGGACCGCCCCGGCGCCGCCCCGTGGGTGCTCGGCGCGATCGCGCTGGTCGGGACGGTCGTGCTCGCCGGACTCGGTGGCGCGGTCGGGGCGCGGGCCGCCTGCGCGGCGATCGCCGCGCAGGCCGCGGCCCCGAGCTGCGGTGGGGTCTGCGCCGGCTGCGACCTGGTGGCCGGCTGCCGCGACGCGACCGGCACCGAGCCGGGCTCGGAGCCCGGGGCCCGCACCGGCCTGTCCCACGAGGCCTGA
- a CDS encoding DUF6049 family protein, producing the protein MSRVAALVAIVLTAVVALFLPAAFPAGAPHAAARDSPVQQPVRQPAQQAAAPVRLDVATMTPRVVTSAGPGELVVTGTVTNTGPGTVDDLAVRVQRGPALAGEAALRTALAGEAAVDDATPPFADLGPLPSGASVPFRYAVPLTGPPQSTLALPDPGTYPLLVNLNGTVDGAPSRLAGVRTLLPVSSLPGAASPPAPGATAPVTMLYPITDPPRRVPPLPGEPPLLTDDDLAVSFAQGGRLRGLVEALGSAAPAGSPTRSALCLAIDPELVATAAAMRDGYDVVTGPDESEPGRGAEAAGQWLAALTAAARGTCVIALPPSDADLVALVRGGQADLVRTALDSGRRTLSAELGTTVLDGVVWPVDGVVDEATLDALGGGTRLLLSADGVTGATASGRVRVGGSDGTGRDGDESALLTDPLLTEAATGPAGIEVQQGAAGGLAGQDLAGALALRAGEADGPLVVAPPHRWAADGPAAAGVLTALTSLIQDGRIAPTGLPTLTGGEIRTGGTQLFYPPQAGGAEIPGSIVSGVADQVRTIEALRAAAEARTGVGASPADVFDPLVTGTLRTVSSWWRGDPARAEQEQTVVADRVAQIRASVRVVEPPSPYSLGTSDAPLLITVANGLPVTMNVRVVLSSTTGLRVAPIEVQAVPPRGRVQVRVSAQVTRSGVFSVDAGLLTPDGVALGPDTRLRVRSTVYGTVTVWLTAIAGGVLVVLVVRRVLRRLRPAAAPGPSGGPGPGPGPGPPPDAPVPPGPAPSGHAHRS; encoded by the coding sequence GTGAGCCGGGTCGCGGCCCTGGTCGCGATCGTGCTCACCGCGGTGGTGGCGCTGTTCCTCCCCGCGGCGTTCCCGGCGGGCGCCCCGCACGCCGCCGCCCGGGACAGTCCGGTGCAGCAACCGGTGCGGCAACCGGCCCAGCAGGCCGCCGCCCCGGTCCGGCTCGACGTCGCCACGATGACCCCGCGGGTGGTGACGTCGGCGGGGCCGGGTGAGCTCGTCGTCACCGGCACCGTCACCAACACCGGCCCAGGGACCGTCGACGACCTGGCCGTCCGGGTGCAGCGCGGGCCGGCGCTCGCCGGTGAGGCGGCGCTGCGGACCGCGCTGGCCGGGGAGGCCGCGGTCGACGACGCGACGCCGCCGTTCGCCGACCTCGGCCCGCTCCCGTCGGGTGCGTCGGTCCCGTTCCGCTACGCCGTCCCGCTCACCGGGCCCCCGCAGTCGACGCTGGCGCTGCCCGACCCGGGCACCTACCCGCTGCTGGTCAACCTCAACGGGACGGTCGACGGCGCGCCGTCGCGGCTGGCCGGGGTCCGCACGTTGCTGCCGGTGTCGTCGCTCCCGGGGGCCGCGTCGCCGCCGGCGCCGGGGGCCACCGCGCCGGTGACGATGCTGTACCCGATCACCGACCCCCCGCGCCGGGTCCCGCCGCTGCCCGGCGAACCGCCGCTGCTGACCGACGACGACCTCGCGGTCTCCTTCGCCCAGGGCGGGCGGCTGCGCGGGCTGGTCGAGGCGCTGGGCTCCGCGGCGCCCGCCGGGTCCCCGACCCGGTCCGCGCTCTGCCTGGCGATCGACCCCGAGCTCGTCGCCACCGCGGCCGCCATGCGCGACGGCTACGACGTCGTCACCGGCCCCGACGAGTCCGAGCCGGGGCGCGGCGCGGAGGCGGCGGGCCAGTGGCTGGCGGCGCTGACCGCGGCCGCGCGCGGGACCTGCGTGATCGCCCTGCCGCCGTCGGACGCCGACCTGGTCGCCCTGGTCCGCGGCGGCCAGGCCGACCTCGTCCGGACCGCGTTGGACAGCGGCCGCCGGACCCTGTCCGCCGAGCTCGGGACCACCGTCCTCGACGGCGTCGTGTGGCCCGTCGACGGCGTCGTCGACGAGGCAACGCTGGACGCGCTCGGCGGCGGGACCCGGCTGCTGCTCTCCGCCGACGGGGTGACCGGCGCGACGGCGTCGGGCCGGGTGCGGGTGGGCGGCTCCGACGGCACCGGCCGGGACGGCGACGAGTCCGCGCTGCTCACCGACCCGCTGCTCACCGAGGCCGCGACCGGACCCGCCGGTATCGAGGTGCAGCAGGGGGCCGCGGGCGGGCTCGCCGGCCAGGACCTCGCCGGGGCCCTCGCGCTGCGCGCCGGGGAGGCCGACGGGCCGCTGGTCGTCGCGCCGCCGCACCGCTGGGCCGCGGACGGACCGGCTGCTGCCGGGGTGCTGACCGCCCTGACCTCGCTGATCCAGGACGGCCGGATCGCCCCGACCGGCCTGCCCACCCTCACCGGGGGCGAGATCCGGACCGGCGGGACACAGCTGTTCTACCCACCGCAGGCCGGCGGCGCGGAGATCCCGGGGAGCATCGTGTCCGGGGTGGCCGACCAGGTCAGGACGATCGAGGCGCTGCGCGCCGCGGCCGAGGCCCGCACCGGGGTCGGGGCGAGCCCCGCCGACGTGTTCGACCCGCTGGTGACCGGCACCCTGCGGACGGTGTCGTCGTGGTGGCGGGGCGACCCGGCGCGCGCCGAGCAGGAGCAGACCGTCGTCGCCGACCGGGTGGCCCAGATCCGCGCCTCGGTGCGGGTGGTCGAGCCGCCCAGCCCGTACTCGCTCGGGACCAGCGACGCACCGCTGCTGATCACCGTAGCCAACGGGCTGCCGGTGACGATGAACGTGCGGGTGGTGCTGTCGAGCACCACCGGTCTGCGGGTCGCCCCGATCGAGGTGCAGGCGGTACCGCCGCGCGGCCGCGTCCAGGTTCGGGTCAGTGCCCAGGTCACCCGCTCCGGGGTGTTCAGCGTGGACGCCGGCCTGCTCACCCCGGACGGCGTCGCGCTCGGGCCGGACACCCGGCTGCGGGTCCGGTCGACCGTCTACGGAACGGTCACCGTCTGGCTGACCGCGATCGCGGGCGGCGTCCTCGTGGTCCTGGTGGTCCGACGGGTGCTGCGCAGGCTGCGTCCGGCCGCCGCACCCGGTCCGTCCGGTGGCCCGGGACCCGGCCCCGGACCGGGCCCGCCCCCCGACGCCCCCGTGCCACCGGGGCCGGCGCCGTCCGGACACGCCCACCGCTCCTGA
- a CDS encoding CCA tRNA nucleotidyltransferase, whose amino-acid sequence MTRPPAGSAPDPDELQRAQENAVVALLDVLAVADELAARFAARGHLLYLVGGSVRDAVLRGTGASTRDSGDLDFTTDARPEQILAIVRGWAEAVWDTGIAFGTVGLRRDGQTLEVTTFRADTYDGTSRNPEVRFGDTVEGDLVRRDFTVNAMAVELTGPRRRFVDPHGGFAALAQGVLDTPDTPERSFSDDPLRMLRAARFVSQLGFSPAARVTTAMTAMADELTRITAERVQAEFTKLMLGEHPRRGLELLCDTGLARHVVPEVPAMQLETDEHMQHKDVYTHSLVVMEQAIERETDGPDLTLRLAALLHDIGKPATRRKEPDGRVSFHHHEVVGAKMARKRLRALKYPKALVDDVCQLVYLHLRFHGYGKGEWTDSAVRRYVADAGPLLGRLHQLVRSDCTTRNRRRAAALQRNYDGLENRIAELRKQEELDAIRPDLDGNRIMELLGIPPGPAVGKAYRHMLALRMEQGPMDAEQAEAALRAWAAENL is encoded by the coding sequence GTGACCCGGCCCCCGGCCGGATCCGCCCCGGACCCGGACGAGTTGCAGCGAGCACAGGAGAACGCCGTGGTCGCACTGCTCGACGTCCTGGCCGTCGCCGACGAGCTGGCCGCCCGGTTCGCCGCCCGTGGGCACCTGCTCTACCTCGTCGGCGGCAGCGTCCGCGACGCCGTGCTGCGCGGTACCGGCGCGTCGACCCGGGACTCCGGCGACCTCGACTTCACCACCGACGCCCGCCCCGAGCAGATCCTCGCGATCGTGCGCGGCTGGGCCGAGGCGGTCTGGGACACCGGGATCGCGTTCGGGACCGTCGGACTGCGTCGCGACGGGCAGACCCTCGAGGTGACGACCTTCCGCGCCGACACCTACGACGGCACCTCCCGCAACCCCGAGGTCCGCTTCGGCGACACCGTCGAGGGCGACCTCGTGCGCCGCGACTTCACGGTCAACGCCATGGCGGTCGAGCTGACCGGGCCGCGGCGCCGCTTCGTCGACCCGCACGGCGGGTTCGCCGCGCTCGCCCAGGGCGTCCTGGACACCCCGGACACCCCGGAGCGCTCCTTCTCCGACGACCCGCTGCGGATGCTGCGCGCCGCCCGGTTCGTCTCCCAGCTCGGCTTCTCCCCCGCCGCGCGGGTCACCACCGCGATGACGGCGATGGCCGACGAGCTGACCCGGATCACCGCCGAGCGGGTGCAGGCCGAGTTCACCAAGCTGATGCTCGGCGAGCACCCCCGGCGGGGTCTGGAGCTGCTCTGCGACACCGGTCTGGCCCGGCACGTCGTCCCCGAGGTCCCGGCGATGCAGCTGGAGACCGACGAGCACATGCAGCACAAGGACGTCTACACCCACTCGCTCGTCGTGATGGAGCAGGCGATCGAGCGCGAGACCGACGGGCCGGACCTCACGCTGCGCCTGGCCGCGCTGCTGCACGACATCGGCAAGCCGGCGACCCGGCGCAAGGAGCCGGACGGGCGGGTCTCGTTCCACCACCACGAGGTGGTCGGGGCGAAGATGGCCCGCAAGCGACTGCGGGCGCTCAAGTACCCGAAGGCCCTGGTCGACGACGTGTGCCAGCTCGTCTACCTGCACCTGCGGTTCCACGGATACGGCAAGGGCGAGTGGACCGACTCGGCCGTGCGCCGCTACGTCGCCGACGCCGGGCCGCTGCTGGGGCGGCTGCACCAGCTGGTCCGCTCGGACTGCACCACGCGCAACCGGCGCCGGGCCGCGGCCCTGCAGCGCAACTACGACGGCCTGGAGAACCGGATCGCCGAGCTGCGCAAGCAGGAGGAGCTCGACGCGATCCGCCCCGATCTGGACGGCAACCGGATCATGGAGCTGCTGGGCATCCCGCCGGGGCCGGCCGTCGGGAAGGCCTACCGGCACATGCTGGCGCTGCGGATGGAGCAGGGGCCGATGGACGCCGAGCAGGCCGAGGCCGCGCTGCGGGCGTGGGCGGCCGAGAACCTCTGA
- a CDS encoding NUDIX hydrolase: protein MSPSRGRSSAGRGAEPGRESRGARAGRAGRSDRSPDGRRRLRTVDETSAGGLVVHPETGAAALIGRLDRRGRLLWSLPKGHIEAGETAEQAAVREVQEETGIIGEVLAPLGTIDFWFVAEDRRVHKTVHHYLMRALGGELCDEDVEVSEVAWVPLDELEGRLAYADERRLIRHAADLLEETA from the coding sequence ATGTCCCCCTCCCGCGGCCGCTCCTCGGCAGGGCGCGGCGCGGAACCCGGCCGTGAGAGCCGGGGCGCACGCGCCGGCCGTGCCGGGCGCTCCGACCGGTCCCCGGACGGTCGTCGCCGGCTGCGCACGGTGGACGAGACGTCCGCCGGTGGGCTCGTCGTGCATCCCGAGACCGGCGCCGCCGCGCTGATCGGCCGGCTGGACCGCCGGGGCCGGTTGCTGTGGTCGCTGCCCAAGGGCCACATCGAGGCCGGTGAGACCGCAGAGCAGGCCGCGGTGCGCGAGGTGCAGGAGGAGACCGGCATCATCGGTGAGGTGCTGGCTCCCCTGGGCACCATCGACTTCTGGTTCGTCGCCGAGGACCGGCGCGTCCACAAGACGGTCCACCACTACCTGATGCGCGCCCTCGGCGGCGAGCTCTGCGACGAGGACGTCGAGGTATCCGAGGTGGCCTGGGTTCCGCTCGACGAGCTCGAGGGCCGTCTCGCCTACGCCGACGAGCGCCGGCTGATCCGGCATGCGGCCGACCTGCTGGAGGAGACGGCGTGA
- the leuS gene encoding leucine--tRNA ligase has protein sequence MSTETTTASEQRADRPAYRYDAEMAARIERKWQDFWETEQTFHAPDPGQPGSEKPKVYLMDMFPYPSGAGLHVGHPLGFIGTDVLGRYLRMNGHNVLHPMGFDAFGLPAEQYAVQTGTHPRTTTETNIARYRQQLRQLGLGHDPRRSVSTTDIEFYRWTQWIFREIFESWYDTDADRARPISELRAEFEAGTRPTPDGRPWAELSEGERRAAIDGHRLAYISEAPVNWCPGLGTVLANEEVTPDGRSERGNFPVFRRNLKQWMMRITAYADRLADDLDRVDWPESVKAMQRNWIGRSEGARVRFPVVGSDDAVEVFTTRPDTLFGATYMVLAPEHPLVSSLVPAQWPDGTDPRWTGGAATPAGAVAAYRAEAARKSELDRQENKDKTGVFTGAYATNPVNGAAVPVFVADYVLMGYGTGAIMAVPAEDTRDWDFAAAFGLPHVRTVAPPSDWDGGAYTGDGPTINSANDEISLNGLGVDEAKRTIIDWLAATGAGEGVVQYKLRDWLFSRQRYWGEPFPVVWDEHGPIALPEDQLPVVLPDVDDYSPKTYAPDDANSEPEPPLSRAHEWVAVELDLGDGPKQYRRETNTMPQWAGSCWYYLRYLDPENTERFVSAEAEKYWIGKDTARSIADPGGVDLYVGGVEHAVLHLLYSRFWHKVLFDLGHVSSEEPFRKLFNQGYIQAWAYTDARGTYVPAEEVVEVVGADGTAGFTWNGQPVTREYGKMGKSLKNVVTPDDMCDRYGADTFRLYEMYTGPMDASRPWSTRDVVGPQRFLQRVWRNLVDETTGEVTVVDTAPSEEILRSVNKAIAGVRADYPALHYNTAAAKLIELNNALTKRGTPVEREVAEALVLMLAPLAPHIAEELWQKLGHDDTLAYAPFPVADERYLVADTVEYPIQVNGKVRSRVVVAADAGQDDIRTAALADEKVVAALDGAEPKKVIVVPGRLVNVVR, from the coding sequence ATGAGCACCGAGACCACGACCGCGTCCGAGCAGCGTGCGGACCGCCCGGCGTACCGCTACGACGCCGAGATGGCCGCCCGCATCGAGCGGAAGTGGCAGGACTTCTGGGAGACCGAGCAGACCTTCCACGCCCCCGACCCGGGGCAGCCCGGCTCGGAGAAGCCGAAGGTCTACCTGATGGACATGTTCCCCTACCCCTCCGGGGCGGGGTTGCACGTCGGGCACCCGCTGGGCTTCATCGGCACCGACGTGCTGGGCCGCTACCTGCGGATGAACGGCCACAACGTGCTGCACCCGATGGGCTTCGACGCCTTCGGACTGCCCGCCGAGCAGTACGCCGTGCAGACCGGGACGCACCCGCGGACGACGACCGAGACCAACATCGCCCGCTACCGGCAGCAGCTGCGTCAGCTGGGCCTGGGCCACGACCCGCGCCGCTCGGTGTCCACCACCGACATCGAGTTCTACCGCTGGACCCAGTGGATCTTCCGCGAGATCTTCGAGTCCTGGTACGACACCGACGCCGACCGCGCCCGCCCGATCTCCGAGCTGCGTGCCGAGTTCGAGGCCGGCACCCGCCCGACCCCGGACGGCCGTCCGTGGGCCGAGCTGTCCGAGGGCGAGCGGCGCGCGGCGATCGACGGCCACCGGCTGGCCTACATCTCCGAGGCCCCGGTCAACTGGTGCCCCGGCCTGGGCACCGTGCTGGCGAACGAGGAGGTCACCCCCGACGGCCGCTCCGAGCGCGGCAACTTCCCCGTCTTCCGCCGCAACCTGAAGCAGTGGATGATGCGGATCACCGCCTACGCCGACCGGCTGGCCGACGACCTGGACCGGGTCGACTGGCCGGAGTCGGTCAAGGCGATGCAGCGCAACTGGATCGGCCGCTCCGAGGGGGCCCGCGTCCGGTTCCCCGTGGTCGGTTCCGACGACGCCGTCGAGGTCTTCACGACCCGCCCGGACACCCTGTTCGGCGCCACCTACATGGTGCTGGCGCCCGAGCACCCGCTGGTGTCCTCGCTGGTCCCGGCGCAGTGGCCGGACGGCACAGATCCCCGCTGGACCGGTGGCGCCGCGACGCCCGCCGGGGCCGTCGCCGCGTACCGCGCCGAGGCCGCGCGCAAGTCGGAGCTGGACCGGCAGGAGAACAAGGACAAGACCGGTGTGTTCACCGGCGCGTACGCCACCAACCCGGTGAACGGCGCGGCCGTCCCGGTGTTCGTCGCCGACTACGTGCTGATGGGCTACGGCACCGGCGCGATCATGGCGGTGCCCGCCGAGGACACCCGCGACTGGGACTTCGCCGCCGCGTTCGGGCTGCCGCACGTGCGCACGGTGGCGCCGCCGTCGGACTGGGACGGTGGCGCCTACACCGGCGACGGCCCGACCATCAACTCCGCGAACGACGAGATCAGCCTGAACGGGCTGGGCGTCGACGAGGCCAAGCGCACGATCATCGACTGGCTGGCCGCGACGGGCGCGGGCGAGGGCGTCGTGCAGTACAAGCTGCGCGACTGGCTGTTCTCCCGGCAGCGCTACTGGGGCGAGCCGTTCCCGGTCGTCTGGGACGAGCACGGTCCGATCGCGCTGCCCGAGGACCAGCTGCCCGTCGTCCTGCCCGACGTCGACGACTACTCGCCCAAGACCTACGCCCCGGACGACGCGAACTCCGAGCCGGAGCCGCCGCTGTCCCGGGCGCACGAGTGGGTGGCCGTCGAGCTGGACCTGGGCGACGGCCCGAAGCAGTACCGCCGCGAGACGAACACGATGCCGCAGTGGGCCGGGTCGTGCTGGTACTACCTGCGCTACCTGGACCCGGAGAACACCGAGCGGTTCGTCTCCGCCGAGGCCGAGAAGTACTGGATCGGCAAGGACACGGCGCGGTCGATCGCCGACCCGGGCGGCGTCGACCTGTACGTCGGCGGGGTCGAGCACGCCGTGCTGCACCTGCTGTACTCGCGGTTCTGGCACAAGGTCCTGTTCGACCTGGGCCACGTGAGCAGCGAGGAGCCGTTCCGGAAGCTGTTCAACCAGGGCTACATCCAGGCCTGGGCCTACACCGACGCCCGCGGCACCTACGTGCCGGCGGAGGAGGTCGTCGAGGTCGTGGGGGCGGACGGCACCGCCGGTTTCACGTGGAACGGGCAGCCCGTCACCCGGGAGTACGGGAAGATGGGCAAGTCGCTGAAGAACGTCGTGACGCCCGACGACATGTGCGACCGCTACGGCGCGGACACCTTCCGGCTGTACGAGATGTACACCGGTCCGATGGACGCCTCCCGCCCGTGGTCGACGCGCGACGTCGTCGGCCCGCAGCGGTTCCTGCAGCGGGTGTGGCGCAACCTGGTCGACGAGACGACCGGTGAGGTCACCGTCGTCGACACGGCGCCGTCGGAGGAGATCCTGCGGTCCGTGAACAAGGCGATCGCCGGCGTCCGCGCCGACTACCCCGCGCTGCACTACAACACCGCCGCCGCGAAGCTGATCGAGCTGAACAACGCCCTGACCAAGCGGGGCACGCCGGTCGAGCGCGAGGTCGCGGAGGCGCTGGTGCTGATGCTGGCACCGCTGGCCCCGCACATCGCCGAGGAGCTGTGGCAGAAGCTGGGCCACGACGACACGCTGGCCTACGCCCCGTTCCCGGTCGCCGACGAGCGCTACCTGGTCGCGGACACCGTCGAGTACCCGATCCAGGTCAACGGCAAGGTCCGCTCCCGGGTCGTCGTCGCCGCCGACGCCGGCCAGGACGACATCCGGACGGCCGCGCTGGCCGACGAGAAGGTCGTCGCCGCGCTGGACGGGGCCGAGCCGAAGAAGGTCATCGTCGTCCCGGGGCGCCTGGTCAACGTCGTCCGGTAG